From Echinicola soli, a single genomic window includes:
- a CDS encoding HYC_CC_PP family protein has protein sequence MRKLVQIALLMIYFCFNAGMSYSMHYCGEELAHINLFAEDKNCCPDGEEMPGCCDDVPNTDLQNSDQNLAKLVDMHFYNASLLPLPDLMSEILVLLAQQIENYPKICLKSVGPPSLVPIHIKHQTFLI, from the coding sequence ATGCGAAAACTTGTCCAAATAGCGCTGCTGATGATTTATTTCTGCTTCAATGCGGGAATGAGTTATTCCATGCATTATTGCGGAGAAGAATTGGCTCATATCAATCTTTTTGCAGAGGATAAGAACTGTTGTCCTGATGGAGAAGAGATGCCCGGGTGCTGTGACGATGTGCCTAATACTGACCTTCAGAATTCCGACCAAAATCTTGCTAAACTCGTGGATATGCATTTTTATAATGCTTCCTTATTGCCATTGCCTGACTTGATGTCAGAAATTTTGGTTCTTTTAGCGCAACAAATTGAAAATTATCCTAAAATCTGTCTCAAAAGTGTAGGGCCACCGTCGCTGGTTCCCATACATATCAAACATCAAACTTTTTTGATTTAG
- a CDS encoding efflux RND transporter periplasmic adaptor subunit produces the protein MRIRKQLIFIVLGAFVAGGIIGWALSSNEPEAGESIEHDHSGESVYTCSMHPQIKQEEPGSCPICGMDLVPLSNLSDNNNTNPYVMTMTPEAVALANIATSAVKAGGTAGNGLSLSGAIEADERNVKAVSANFDGRVDDLFVAFTGQEVKQGQRLARIYSPALIAAHRELVEAKKSKEISPRLYEAAKQKLKQWQLTDAQITKMEKEENYQPHFDIYATTSGVVTERKVASGDYVSRGQVLFEITNLNKVWVMLDAYEHNVSQIDTGDEIRFTVNALPSEEFTAKVTFIDPVISQDSRSAKVRAEVRNAAGKLKPGMFVTATVEVDQGEATGVLVPKSSILWTGKRSVVYRQVGSDEKPAFEMVQVELGPAVGDRQQIMTGLSLGDRIVTNGVFAVDGAAQLSGKYSMMAHPEKQHFQVSDRFGSVLEEIIVAYLNVKNQLVNDESGQPAAGDLHRFLTLGMEDGLKEDASEQWEESRKALEKTALAMNQTADLEKQRALMVILSNEMITLLDAFGTQGIGLYKDYCPMAKNDQGAYWLSEFKEIKNPYFGSDMLSCGEIKGEYQQQNTHQQNGRNSGHQH, from the coding sequence ATGAGAATAAGAAAACAACTTATATTTATTGTCCTTGGTGCCTTTGTGGCAGGCGGGATTATTGGTTGGGCATTGTCATCAAATGAGCCTGAGGCTGGGGAATCCATTGAGCATGACCATAGCGGTGAATCGGTTTACACCTGTTCCATGCACCCGCAGATCAAGCAAGAAGAGCCTGGAAGTTGTCCCATTTGTGGGATGGATTTGGTGCCACTTTCCAACCTATCGGACAACAATAATACCAATCCCTATGTGATGACCATGACACCTGAAGCGGTGGCCTTGGCCAATATAGCGACTTCTGCCGTGAAGGCAGGGGGAACGGCTGGAAATGGATTGTCGCTCAGTGGGGCAATAGAAGCGGATGAAAGGAATGTAAAGGCCGTTTCCGCGAATTTTGATGGCAGAGTAGATGATTTATTTGTGGCCTTTACAGGACAGGAAGTGAAGCAAGGTCAGCGATTGGCCCGTATTTATTCACCGGCTTTGATCGCAGCCCATCGAGAGCTGGTAGAAGCCAAAAAGTCAAAGGAAATCAGTCCAAGACTCTATGAAGCCGCCAAGCAAAAATTGAAGCAGTGGCAATTGACGGATGCCCAGATCACCAAAATGGAAAAAGAAGAAAATTATCAGCCGCATTTTGATATTTACGCGACGACCTCTGGTGTGGTGACCGAAAGGAAAGTGGCGTCCGGTGATTACGTGAGCCGAGGGCAAGTGCTTTTTGAAATCACCAACTTGAACAAAGTGTGGGTCATGCTCGATGCCTATGAGCACAATGTAAGCCAGATCGATACCGGAGACGAAATCAGATTTACCGTAAATGCTTTGCCGAGTGAAGAATTCACCGCCAAGGTAACCTTTATCGATCCGGTTATTTCCCAGGACAGCAGAAGTGCAAAGGTAAGGGCAGAAGTGCGCAATGCGGCAGGGAAGCTCAAACCTGGAATGTTTGTCACGGCGACTGTTGAAGTGGATCAAGGGGAAGCTACTGGGGTTCTTGTACCGAAGTCATCGATCCTGTGGACGGGAAAGCGATCTGTCGTCTATCGGCAAGTCGGAAGTGACGAGAAGCCGGCTTTTGAGATGGTCCAGGTGGAACTAGGACCAGCAGTAGGTGATAGGCAACAAATCATGACTGGACTTTCCTTGGGTGACCGGATTGTCACCAATGGTGTTTTTGCAGTGGACGGGGCGGCACAATTGAGCGGTAAATACAGTATGATGGCCCATCCTGAAAAACAACATTTTCAGGTTTCCGATCGCTTTGGAAGTGTTCTTGAAGAAATAATAGTAGCTTATTTGAACGTTAAAAACCAATTGGTCAATGATGAATCTGGACAGCCCGCCGCAGGTGACCTGCATCGATTCTTGACCCTTGGAATGGAAGATGGGCTCAAAGAAGACGCCTCAGAGCAATGGGAAGAAAGTAGAAAAGCCTTGGAAAAGACTGCTTTAGCGATGAACCAAACTGCAGACCTAGAGAAGCAGCGAGCACTAATGGTGATACTTTCCAATGAAATGATTACGCTGCTAGATGCTTTTGGGACCCAGGGGATAGGGCTTTATAAGGATTATTGTCCTATGGCTAAAAATGACCAAGGGGCATATTGGCTCAGTGAGTTTAAGGAGATAAAAAATCCTTATTTTGGCTCTGATATGCTTTCATGTGGTGAAATAAAAGGTGAATATCAACAGCAAAATACTCATCAACAAAACGGCCGGAATTCCGGTCATCAACATTAA
- a CDS encoding TolC family protein yields MKRVKIKDFNIDTCRKLPVMILVSAMMCLSSLANGQNLADYLKIAAENHPGLQAAYSRYTASLERIPQVGSLPDPELSFGVYLQDMATLMGNQRFNTTLMQRFPWFGTLQAGKDEASLMAKANFQEFETEKYALFYEVKTDYYQLYLLHHHVMIANKNLQLLQRMEELSLNKFKGGIPGKAGKMTDVLRIQSETKVLEARIAALEDALAVAQVKFNLLLNRPENEPVNMDASFWGEELLLGKEVVLDSILTANPQVKKLEWEGQAYRKKGEAARLKGLPSFGVGLNYMINSPRQPAGAIDSPMGYTPGGMGHNMIMPMVSVSVPIFRRKYKSAQRESAYYREASVLAKEDLTNALKSSWEEQYRLIREAKRNVKLYEEQVVLLRKTLDLMIADYSSAEGSFEELLTVQRQLLDFEMKTAEETFKKLQAFAKLESLMAKGISL; encoded by the coding sequence ATGAAAAGGGTAAAGATAAAAGATTTCAATATTGACACCTGCAGGAAATTACCTGTTATGATATTGGTGTCAGCCATGATGTGTTTATCATCACTGGCCAATGGCCAAAATTTAGCGGACTATTTAAAGATAGCAGCGGAAAACCATCCAGGGCTACAGGCGGCGTATAGTCGTTATACGGCCAGTTTGGAGCGAATTCCCCAAGTGGGGAGTTTGCCGGATCCTGAATTGAGTTTTGGGGTTTATCTGCAGGACATGGCTACACTGATGGGTAATCAAAGGTTCAATACTACATTAATGCAGCGGTTTCCGTGGTTTGGCACGCTCCAAGCTGGGAAGGACGAGGCCAGTTTAATGGCAAAAGCCAATTTCCAGGAATTTGAAACAGAAAAATACGCTTTGTTTTATGAAGTCAAGACGGACTATTATCAACTCTATTTACTTCACCATCATGTGATGATCGCCAATAAAAACCTCCAACTACTGCAGCGTATGGAGGAATTGTCCCTGAACAAGTTTAAGGGAGGTATTCCTGGCAAAGCAGGGAAAATGACCGATGTGCTTCGGATCCAAAGTGAGACAAAAGTACTGGAAGCGCGCATTGCGGCATTGGAGGACGCACTTGCTGTCGCCCAGGTGAAGTTTAACCTATTACTAAACAGGCCTGAGAATGAACCTGTCAATATGGACGCTTCTTTTTGGGGTGAGGAATTGTTGCTGGGCAAGGAAGTGGTGCTGGACAGTATTTTGACCGCAAACCCCCAGGTGAAGAAACTGGAATGGGAAGGACAGGCTTATCGGAAAAAAGGGGAAGCTGCTCGATTAAAGGGTCTCCCAAGCTTTGGAGTGGGACTAAATTACATGATAAACAGTCCTCGTCAGCCTGCAGGAGCAATAGACAGCCCTATGGGATATACTCCCGGAGGAATGGGCCATAATATGATCATGCCGATGGTTTCGGTTTCGGTACCGATTTTTCGTAGGAAATATAAAAGTGCACAGCGCGAGTCAGCATATTACCGGGAAGCTTCAGTATTGGCAAAGGAGGATTTAACCAATGCGCTAAAATCTTCTTGGGAAGAACAATATCGCCTGATCCGGGAAGCAAAGAGAAATGTAAAGCTATATGAAGAACAAGTGGTGTTGCTTCGAAAAACGCTGGATTTGATGATTGCCGATTATAGTAGTGCCGAGGGGAGTTTTGAGGAGCTGCTCACTGTACAGCGACAACTGCTGGATTTTGAAATGAAGACGGCCGAAGAGACGTTTAAGAAGCTCCAGGCTTTTGCAAAATTAGAATCATTAATGGCCAAAGGAATATCACTATGA
- a CDS encoding efflux RND transporter permease subunit — protein MLNAVIKFFLENKLVTVLLLVVLVAWGLVVVPFQWNTPFLPSDPVPVDAIPDLGENQQIVFTEWMGQSPQDIEDQVTYPLTTSLLGLPGVKSIRSTSMFGLSSIYIIFDDDIEYYWSRSRILEKLNSLASNLLPAGVQPKLGPDATALGQVYWYTLEGRDQEGKPAGGWDLHELRSIQDYYVRYGLAGVEGVAEVASVGGMEKEYQVDLDPEAMKVNGVSMMDVREALQSTNQSIGANTLEINKVEYYVRALGFVENIQEIEETVVKAADNVPLRIKDIAKVTIGPADRAMKGILDKSGAEAVGGVVVARYGDNPMEVIKNVKAKIEAISAGLPEKKLEDGSISKVTIVPFYDRSNLILETLATLNDAIFLQILMTIVVVMVMVYNLRASLLISAILPLAVLTCFIFMKYAGVDANIVALSGIAIAIGTMVDLGIILNENILRHMDEAPGDQSLMSTVYNATKEVATAILTAVATTIVSFLPVFTLQAAEGKLFGPLAYTKTFALLSALLFTLLVMPAFAHWIFGIQGKGHFWKKWGNMALVLLGALGFFWLPLAGMVLMGIGINNLLFFYKSNSYKKYHTPVLIAIAVLAVSWLLATAWAPLGASVARFTNFLFVLLIVGIILGIFGLFIRYYEHILNWCLANKGKFLMIPALMVFVGLNSWIGFAGLFGWAADGFDRVGWNIRTTAVYSSMVHTFPGMGEEFMPALDEGSFLLMPTSMPHSGVEANKKILQQLDMLVTSIPEVSSVVGKAGRAETPLDPAPMSMFENVILYKPEFKVDENGRKRRFAVNEKGEFLKDEEGQLIPDDHGEYYRQWRNHIKSPDDIWNEITKAAKLPGVTSAPKLQPIETRLLMLQTGMRAPIGLKVYGPDLETIADFSIQLEKYLKEVPGVKPAAVFADRSLGKPYLEIDLDRRAIARYGLQVKDVQETISAALGGVKLTTTVEGRERFAIRARYARDFRQSPEAIENLLLSGSSGVQVPLKEMAEIQYRQGPMMIRSEDSFLVGYVLLDKQPNVAEVTVVENAQDYLQGKIDSGELKVPGGVSYQFSGSYENQVRAEKRLSIVIPLCLMVIFLILYFQFRSVPVTLFIFSAISMAFAGAFIMLWLYGQPWFMDFEVLGSSMRSLFQMKTYNMSVAVWVGFIALFGIATDDGVVMATYLKQRFAANRTETVQEVRHAVKEAGMRRIRPCLMTSATTLLALLPVLTSSGRGSDIMIPMAIPSFGGMVVALVSLFIVPVLYSWWEERKLVQNSTIQHDNPVK, from the coding sequence ATGCTCAATGCTGTTATTAAATTCTTCCTGGAAAATAAGCTGGTTACTGTGCTCTTGCTAGTCGTTTTGGTGGCTTGGGGATTGGTAGTAGTGCCATTCCAGTGGAATACACCTTTTCTTCCCAGTGATCCCGTCCCAGTGGATGCAATACCGGATCTAGGGGAAAACCAACAAATCGTATTTACCGAGTGGATGGGGCAATCACCACAAGATATCGAGGATCAGGTCACTTATCCATTGACGACTTCGTTACTTGGTTTGCCAGGAGTGAAGTCCATCCGGTCTACTTCTATGTTTGGGTTGTCCAGTATCTACATCATCTTTGATGATGATATCGAATATTACTGGAGCCGCTCCAGGATATTGGAAAAATTGAATTCATTAGCTTCCAATTTGTTGCCGGCTGGTGTTCAACCAAAGCTTGGTCCTGACGCTACGGCGTTGGGACAGGTGTATTGGTACACACTGGAGGGCCGGGATCAAGAAGGCAAACCAGCTGGAGGATGGGACCTGCATGAACTGAGGTCTATCCAAGATTACTATGTGCGCTACGGCTTGGCCGGCGTGGAAGGAGTGGCCGAGGTGGCATCTGTAGGCGGCATGGAAAAGGAATATCAAGTCGATTTGGATCCTGAAGCCATGAAGGTCAATGGTGTATCCATGATGGATGTGCGGGAGGCACTGCAATCGACCAATCAATCAATTGGAGCCAATACCTTGGAGATCAACAAAGTAGAATATTACGTGCGTGCACTTGGCTTTGTGGAAAATATCCAGGAGATAGAGGAGACGGTGGTAAAAGCTGCCGACAATGTGCCATTACGCATCAAAGATATAGCAAAGGTAACCATCGGTCCCGCGGATCGCGCGATGAAGGGAATCTTGGACAAGAGTGGGGCGGAGGCAGTGGGAGGAGTCGTTGTCGCCAGGTATGGTGATAATCCGATGGAAGTCATTAAAAATGTCAAAGCTAAGATTGAGGCCATTAGTGCAGGATTGCCTGAGAAAAAATTAGAAGACGGTAGTATTTCGAAAGTGACCATCGTGCCCTTTTACGATAGATCTAACCTTATCTTGGAAACACTGGCCACGCTTAATGATGCCATCTTCCTACAGATTTTGATGACCATAGTGGTGGTCATGGTGATGGTGTATAATTTACGGGCTTCGCTGTTGATTTCAGCCATTTTGCCCTTGGCGGTGCTCACCTGTTTTATTTTTATGAAATATGCTGGGGTAGATGCCAATATTGTCGCCCTTTCGGGAATTGCCATTGCCATAGGTACCATGGTGGACCTAGGGATCATCCTCAATGAAAATATCCTTCGGCACATGGATGAGGCACCTGGAGATCAATCCCTGATGAGCACTGTTTACAATGCAACCAAGGAAGTGGCCACGGCCATATTGACAGCAGTGGCCACCACGATCGTCAGCTTTTTACCTGTGTTCACCTTGCAAGCAGCCGAAGGAAAGCTTTTTGGGCCGCTGGCATATACCAAAACCTTCGCCTTATTATCAGCCTTGTTGTTTACGCTGTTGGTTATGCCGGCATTTGCCCATTGGATATTCGGCATTCAGGGAAAAGGTCATTTCTGGAAAAAATGGGGCAATATGGCCTTGGTGCTGTTGGGTGCTTTGGGCTTTTTCTGGTTGCCGTTGGCAGGAATGGTCTTAATGGGCATTGGAATCAATAACCTCTTGTTCTTTTATAAGTCCAATTCCTATAAAAAATACCATACACCGGTATTGATAGCGATTGCCGTGCTCGCCGTGTCATGGTTGCTCGCTACTGCTTGGGCTCCATTGGGAGCGAGTGTGGCCCGCTTTACGAATTTTCTGTTTGTGCTGCTTATCGTGGGGATTATCCTCGGGATATTTGGACTTTTTATTCGGTATTATGAGCATATTCTGAACTGGTGCCTGGCCAATAAGGGCAAATTCCTGATGATACCTGCATTGATGGTTTTTGTGGGGCTCAATAGTTGGATTGGCTTTGCAGGATTATTTGGTTGGGCGGCTGATGGATTTGACCGGGTGGGGTGGAATATCCGAACCACTGCTGTTTACAGCAGTATGGTGCATACCTTCCCTGGTATGGGCGAAGAATTTATGCCTGCGCTAGATGAGGGGTCGTTTCTGCTCATGCCGACATCCATGCCCCATTCCGGTGTGGAAGCCAATAAAAAGATTCTGCAGCAACTGGACATGCTGGTGACCAGCATTCCGGAAGTTTCCTCTGTGGTGGGAAAGGCCGGCCGGGCAGAGACACCGCTGGATCCAGCCCCCATGTCCATGTTTGAGAATGTGATTCTCTACAAACCTGAATTTAAGGTAGATGAAAATGGCCGAAAACGTAGGTTTGCTGTGAATGAGAAAGGTGAGTTTTTGAAGGATGAGGAGGGGCAATTGATCCCTGATGATCATGGAGAATATTACAGGCAATGGAGAAACCATATCAAAAGTCCTGATGATATCTGGAACGAGATTACCAAAGCGGCCAAGTTACCGGGCGTAACTTCGGCACCTAAGTTACAGCCCATCGAAACCCGTTTGCTGATGCTTCAGACCGGAATGCGGGCACCTATAGGCTTAAAAGTGTATGGGCCGGATTTAGAGACCATTGCTGATTTTAGTATCCAGCTTGAGAAGTACCTCAAAGAAGTGCCCGGTGTAAAGCCGGCAGCTGTCTTTGCTGACCGCTCTTTGGGAAAGCCCTACTTGGAAATTGATTTGGACAGGCGGGCCATTGCACGTTATGGTTTGCAGGTGAAGGATGTGCAGGAAACCATATCGGCAGCACTGGGAGGCGTGAAGTTGACGACCACTGTGGAAGGAAGGGAGCGCTTTGCCATCCGGGCCAGGTATGCCCGGGATTTCAGACAAAGCCCGGAAGCGATAGAAAATTTGCTGTTAAGTGGTTCTTCGGGCGTTCAGGTTCCCTTGAAGGAAATGGCAGAAATCCAATACAGACAAGGTCCAATGATGATTCGTAGTGAAGATTCATTTTTGGTAGGGTATGTATTGCTGGATAAGCAACCGAATGTAGCAGAAGTTACTGTGGTAGAGAATGCCCAAGATTACCTTCAGGGAAAGATTGATAGCGGAGAACTGAAGGTGCCTGGTGGAGTGAGCTATCAGTTTTCAGGATCCTATGAAAATCAGGTCAGGGCGGAGAAGAGGCTGTCCATTGTGATTCCACTGTGTCTGATGGTGATCTTTCTGATCCTTTACTTCCAGTTTAGGTCGGTGCCGGTTACGCTGTTCATATTTTCAGCCATATCCATGGCTTTTGCCGGGGCTTTTATCATGCTTTGGCTATATGGGCAGCCGTGGTTTATGGATTTTGAGGTGCTGGGCAGTTCCATGCGATCACTTTTCCAAATGAAAACCTATAACATGAGTGTAGCGGTTTGGGTAGGGTTTATTGCCTTGTTTGGGATTGCTACGGATGATGGCGTGGTGATGGCCACTTACCTGAAGCAGCGATTTGCTGCCAACCGTACCGAAACGGTCCAGGAAGTTAGGCATGCGGTGAAAGAAGCAGGGATGAGAAGGATAAGGCCTTGTCTGATGACTTCCGCTACCACGCTGCTAGCACTCTTGCCGGTGTTGACATCCAGCGGGAGAGGTTCGGACATTATGATTCCGATGGCCATTCCTTCCTTTGGTGGTATGGTAGTGGCCTTGGTTTCACTGTTTATTGTCCCTGTTTTATACAGCTGGTGGGAAGAGAGAAAATTGGTGCAAAATAGCACTATTCAACATGATAATCCGGTAAAATAA
- a CDS encoding copper-translocating P-type ATPase: protein MEHQHHNNHTEEGHGDHGGHHGHMLQDFKRRFWLSMILTLPVLLLSKMIQGWVGFEFTFPGDNYVLFGLATAIYFYGGWPFLKGLKEEIQHGKPAMMTLIALAITVAYGYSSAVVFGLEGKGFFWELATLIDLMLLGHWIEMKSVMNASGALDELAKLMPSTAHKLKEDGETEEVKIADLKKGDRVLIKPGEKIPADGVVFDGSSYVNEAMLTGESKPVKKGKDDEVVGGAINEQGSLQLEVRNIGEEAYLSRVIDMVKSAQDTKSKTQNLADKAAGWLFYISLAAGVMTLVVWLMLDKEFDFALERMVTVMIIACPHALGLAIPLVTAISTSLAAKNGLLIRNRTAFERSRNVTMVIFDKTGTLTAGDFGVKTYKSFLEDFTDEDVLKLTAAVEHRSEHPIATGIMKKVKEKELDFPEAKDYENITGEGVKASVDGRQIMIVSPGYLKNHELEVPSEIKEEGVETLVFLLVDDSVAGYLKLADKVRDSSQKAVSALQKEGIKVIMATGDNEAAAKAVSDELGLDGYHAEVLPEDKQSIVQSAQNEGEVVVMTGDGVNDAPALAQADIGVAIGSGTDVAAETADIVLVNSDPTDLSSLIVFGKATYQKMVQNLFWATAYNAIALPLATGFIPKLMISPALGAVLMSLSTIVVAINAQLLKKKFKKG from the coding sequence ATGGAACATCAACATCACAATAATCATACAGAGGAAGGTCATGGTGATCATGGTGGGCATCATGGGCACATGCTACAGGATTTTAAAAGGAGGTTTTGGCTATCCATGATTTTAACCTTGCCTGTGCTGCTTCTTTCGAAGATGATACAAGGGTGGGTTGGATTTGAATTTACTTTCCCTGGAGATAATTACGTGCTTTTTGGATTGGCTACTGCGATATATTTTTATGGAGGATGGCCATTCCTGAAAGGACTGAAGGAAGAGATCCAACATGGAAAACCCGCCATGATGACATTAATTGCCCTGGCCATTACGGTAGCCTATGGGTATAGCTCAGCGGTGGTGTTTGGATTGGAGGGCAAAGGCTTTTTCTGGGAACTTGCCACCCTTATCGATTTGATGCTTTTGGGGCACTGGATCGAGATGAAGTCTGTGATGAATGCCTCGGGTGCATTGGACGAATTGGCCAAGCTCATGCCTTCTACTGCCCACAAACTTAAAGAGGATGGCGAAACAGAAGAGGTGAAGATTGCTGATTTAAAGAAAGGTGACCGTGTCCTGATCAAGCCTGGGGAGAAAATTCCAGCGGATGGAGTGGTCTTTGATGGAAGCAGCTATGTAAATGAGGCCATGCTGACAGGAGAATCCAAGCCTGTTAAGAAAGGAAAAGATGATGAGGTGGTAGGAGGAGCGATCAATGAGCAGGGATCCTTGCAGCTGGAAGTGAGAAATATTGGGGAAGAAGCCTATCTTTCCCGGGTAATTGATATGGTGAAATCCGCTCAGGATACCAAATCAAAAACCCAAAATTTGGCAGATAAGGCTGCAGGTTGGCTGTTTTATATTTCTTTGGCTGCAGGAGTGATGACGTTGGTCGTTTGGTTGATGTTGGATAAGGAATTCGATTTTGCCCTGGAGAGGATGGTGACGGTAATGATCATTGCCTGTCCACATGCCTTGGGATTGGCGATACCGTTAGTGACGGCTATTTCCACTTCGTTAGCTGCCAAAAATGGCTTGTTGATCCGTAACAGGACAGCTTTTGAGCGATCGAGAAATGTGACCATGGTGATCTTTGATAAGACAGGTACATTGACTGCGGGGGATTTTGGGGTGAAGACCTATAAGAGCTTCTTGGAAGATTTTACTGATGAGGATGTCCTCAAGCTAACGGCGGCGGTGGAGCATAGGTCGGAGCATCCCATCGCCACTGGTATCATGAAAAAGGTGAAGGAAAAAGAACTTGATTTCCCGGAGGCCAAAGATTATGAAAATATTACCGGTGAAGGAGTCAAGGCCTCTGTGGACGGCCGACAGATAATGATCGTCAGTCCTGGATATCTAAAAAATCACGAGCTGGAAGTTCCCTCTGAAATCAAAGAGGAGGGCGTGGAAACCTTGGTGTTTTTGTTGGTAGATGATAGCGTGGCCGGTTACTTAAAATTGGCAGATAAAGTGCGTGATTCTTCCCAAAAAGCCGTTTCGGCCCTTCAGAAAGAGGGGATCAAGGTCATTATGGCCACAGGTGATAATGAAGCAGCTGCAAAAGCGGTAAGTGATGAGTTGGGGCTGGATGGCTATCATGCCGAGGTCCTGCCAGAGGACAAACAAAGTATCGTCCAGTCAGCTCAAAATGAAGGGGAGGTCGTCGTGATGACCGGGGATGGTGTGAATGATGCACCAGCCCTGGCTCAGGCAGACATTGGTGTAGCCATCGGTTCGGGAACAGATGTGGCAGCTGAGACAGCTGATATTGTTTTGGTAAACAGTGATCCGACAGACCTTTCCTCTTTGATAGTCTTTGGCAAGGCCACGTATCAGAAGATGGTCCAGAACTTGTTTTGGGCCACAGCTTATAATGCCATCGCACTCCCGCTGGCCACAGGTTTTATTCCCAAGCTGATGATCAGCCCGGCTTTGGGAGCTGTTTTGATGAGCCTGAGCACTATAGTGGTAGCGATCAATGCCCAATTGCTGAAGAAGAAGTTTAAGAAGGGCTGA
- a CDS encoding CPXCG motif-containing cysteine-rich protein codes for MLTVEHHFTCPHCLSQISMILDLSVSPQKYIEDCEVCCRPIEVHFETKGDNITYFSANPLEQ; via the coding sequence ATGTTGACCGTAGAACATCATTTTACCTGCCCTCATTGTCTTTCTCAAATTTCCATGATTTTGGACTTGAGTGTCAGTCCCCAAAAGTACATCGAGGATTGTGAAGTCTGCTGTAGACCAATTGAAGTGCATTTTGAAACAAAGGGTGATAATATTACCTATTTTTCAGCGAACCCCTTAGAACAGTAA
- a CDS encoding DUF3347 domain-containing protein, whose amino-acid sequence MKLSVSTLVLAVLLVASCNSKKQEETHQHDHAMEAAEEMVSPAENGEALAFKNEESDKVFHHYLAIKNALVEGDAETASEGAKMLLAVDGFKGQEAAKKIEDASDIAVQRDAFVALSASVEQLVASQVSSGAVYKQYCPMAFEGKGGYWLSDQEAIRNPYYGDKMLTCGRVDKVMGEL is encoded by the coding sequence ATGAAATTATCAGTATCGACATTAGTACTGGCTGTACTTTTGGTAGCCAGCTGCAATTCAAAAAAGCAAGAAGAAACCCATCAGCATGATCATGCCATGGAAGCGGCAGAAGAAATGGTTTCACCCGCTGAAAATGGAGAGGCATTAGCGTTTAAGAATGAGGAAAGTGACAAGGTCTTTCATCACTACCTTGCCATAAAAAATGCTCTGGTGGAAGGAGATGCGGAGACCGCCAGCGAAGGCGCCAAGATGTTATTGGCGGTAGATGGATTTAAGGGACAGGAAGCCGCCAAAAAGATAGAAGATGCTTCGGATATTGCCGTTCAGCGGGACGCTTTTGTAGCCTTAAGTGCTTCAGTAGAACAGTTGGTAGCTTCCCAGGTGTCATCTGGAGCAGTCTATAAGCAATATTGCCCCATGGCCTTTGAAGGTAAAGGAGGATATTGGTTATCAGATCAGGAAGCGATCAGAAACCCATACTATGGGGATAAAATGCTGACTTGTGGTCGCGTGGACAAAGTTATGGGTGAGCTTTAA